The Rosa chinensis cultivar Old Blush chromosome 7, RchiOBHm-V2, whole genome shotgun sequence DNA segment GGCCAAAGTAAGGAGGAGTAAGCGAACACATGAAAAATCTCAGGTTGGCCAATGAGCCCAAGTGAGGGAAAGTAAGCCAACATGGGAGTTTAAATTTTAAGTTGGCCAACTCGTGAAGAATTTCAAGTCAGCCAACGCAAGGAAAACTTGGGCAGCCAAAGGAAAGAATAGGAAACTTGGGCAGCCAAAGGAAAGAATAGGAAACTTGGGCAGCCAAAGGAAAGAATAGGGTAGCCAACGCAAGGAAAATTTGGGCAGCCAAATGAAAGAATAGGGTAGCCAACGCGACTACTCCCTTCTTCTTTCGTTCTCTCCTTTTTTATTTTCGGGTTGGTTGTGCACCCATTTTGCTACGGGTCGACCCATTTACGATTCttcactttttcctttaaatCACTTTATCTCTTCATCTTCTCAGCTCTTCATGACCACACACTCTCCCTCTCCATTTTGACAGAAACACAAAGCAATACCCATTTGTTCTTTTTACGGGTGGTCTTCAACTCACAGATCTCATCTTGCATTTATCAAATCCTTCACCAAATGTACTGGGTATGGAGTGAGTAGGAGGCAAAATGGGCTATCATCATCACACGAAACGTACGATCTTGAAATTTTGACATTGAAACCAGAAAACCTAGATTTCGAATTTACGGGTGAATCTGATGAATGTTTCTTGTGCAGATTTCGAATTTTGCATCTTGTAGTCATCTCTTCTACCGATCCAAAGTTGAAATCATGGCTGGGTATGCCTTGACTTTGAACAAATCCCACTCTATCAGAGTTATACGGTGACTGGGAATTATCCTTGAAGTGCAGGTACGGCTATTGATTTCTAAATGCAAGTTCATATTTTGGGCCAGCTAATTATGTAATTATGCCGTCCTGCACCTGTTCccaatttccaaaaatataaaGCACATGCCAATGAACTAAATAAACTAGTTCATGACTGCAATTAAGCTTTCATTGACCCATAATAGTTTGTCCTCAGCCCATAATTACTTCAGTGCAATATCCTATCAATACCCAATTATATGTTGTAATTATATGAAGCCACCATGCAATTATATGTGTGCTGAACTTCTTTCAAGTTCCCAGCTTTAGTTTGATGCAATTGAGTAATTGACCAAACCACATTTGTCCTTGTCTTTCAAAGGCCCCGAAGTCATCACTTTATTCACAATTATCATGACTAGCACTTTAATTGCAGTTTatcacttatatatatatggtttgaAAAGTCAAACAAAGTGGAACTTGTGCTAATGTCCTCATTTCAGTAGCTTTCTTCATGATCTTATAATTATGCATTTGAAAAGCATGGCAGCAGGGTCATAAAATCAGTCAATGATTGACTTACTATATATTAAACACCAAATGCACAAACATGGACGCACGCATATTTCTCGATAAATATTGCCAACATTGGCTCATATGCATGTAATATACCTTTGCCCCCCCCAAGTTTCATGGTTTTCGGCGACTAGCACCGAATAACTAGAAACTTGATGTACACCAAGAAACATGATGTGCTAACCAGGACGCTCCATATCTTGTAGGAGTGCGACGGCCAAGCAATGGCTTCGAAAGGGACCGGAGAAGACAATTATGAAGGCAAACAGAAAAGTATTACTAGACGCTCAAAGGAGTAAGCAATATTTCCAAAGCCAAGAACAACTGAAATAGATAGAGGCCGACTTGAAAAATTCCGAGCCTAAGTGTATGCAACTTGAGAGTGACCTTTTAGACACTGGTTGTACCTTGGGAGCTCTTAAAGCTTTATTAGCCGAGTAATGATGATTTATGTATGTGGCTCTTTTATCAGCCAGTGGCCGGCTTTCGTAAACATTTGAATCTTATGGGCCAATGAAAAACTAATTATTTGCTTGGTGGTAACTTATCATAAACATTGTTGTGTCATGTAAAGATAATATCTTGTAGTAGTAAGTACTAGTGGAGCATAATGGTCAAGCAAACAAACTGGAAAAATCTGATAAAAATAATAATCTTTTCGGCTTAACTACATCAGCCAACATCAAAACGGCCTACACATATAGAAAGGATAAGCTAGTGGCCCTTTTTTGGTCACACCATTATTCAGCAGCTCGCGCTTCCCACATTGTGGGATAATATTTCTTTAGGTATTGGCCATTAATGGGCATTGCGTGTCGTTTGCCATTTTTATCCCGCAAATGATATGCTCCTTTTCTGAGAACTTTGTCAATAATAAACGGACCCTcccaatttggtgaccattttcCAAATCTGGGATCCTTCGTGCCGATGGGTAACACTGCCTTCCAAACCAACTCGCCTTCCCCAAAACTCTTGTATCTGGTCTTTTTATTGTAAGCACGAGTGACAACCTTCTTTTGAGCTTGAAGCCGATCATATGCATCCAACCGTGCCTGGTCAAGGTCTTCTAGTTCTTGTAACATTGCCTGACTATAATCGTCGGCCGTTAGATTATTTTACATTGCTACTCTCAATGATCTGACTGTTATTTCCATTGGTAAAATTGCATCATGTCCATAAGTTAGAGCAAAAGGAGTTGTCCCTGTAGCCGAGCGTTTGGAGGTTCGATAAGCCCATAAAGTTTCTGATAGAAGATTGTGCCAATCACGCGGATTTTCCTGAATCATCTTTTCCACAATTTGGATGAGGACCTTGTTTGTGGCCTCAGTCTGTCCATTAGCCTTAGCATAATAGGGTGTCGATTGCTGCATTGTAGTCTTATACTTGGCCATCCGTTTGATGATGGCTTCAGCTATGAATACCGATCCTCGGTCAGTTGTTATAGTTTCTGGAATACCGAAGCGGTGAATGATGTTTTGCTCAATGAATTTGATCACCTCGGCACTACTTATGGAGGTGAATGGAACGGCTTCAACCCATTTTGTAAAGTAGTCTGTGGCTACCAGAATCCATCTGTGCTGTTTGGAAGATGGGGGAGAGATTTGGCCAATTATATCCATTGCCCAGCCTCGAAAAGGCCATGGCTTTACTATTGGATTCATGGGGAAAGCTGGAACTCTCTGAATGGAACTGTGAAGTTGGCATGGAGCACAACCTCGAGTATACTCAATACAGTCTTTAAGAATAGTTGGCTAGTAGTAGCCATGTCTCCTaattaaccacctcattttAAGCCCAGCCTGGTGTGCTCTGCAAATACCCTCATGAACTTCAGCCATTACGAGCTGGGCATCGTTAGAGACAAGGCAacgaagaaggaggtcatcatcAGGACTTTTCCTTAGCAGTTCACCATTTTTAATAGTGAATTTACTAGACAACATTTTGATTTTTCGGCTCTCACCTCCATCAGTTTTCATCAAAAGGTGTTGGATTATGTAAAATCTCCAATCACCAAGTGGTACGTCAAGCTCGAAGACATCAGCCGGTATACCTCTCTCGGCCAAAGAGGgcaacgattttctctcaattgtgATGATTTTGTTAGTTTGGCCTTCCGGGATGCAGACACCAGAAGCAATTTGAGCCATTTCATTCGCTTCACGATTAAGTGCTCACGGCAGATGGTGAAATTCCACATCATGAAAACAACTAAGTAGTTGTTGTGCTGCGGCATAATAAGTGGCCAACGAGAGATTTGAACATCTAAAAACCTGGAGCATTTGATTGATGACTAGCAAGGAATCCCTAAACACCTTAACTCGTGTTGCTCCAAGTTCTTCCAATACTTCCAGACCAATTATTAAGGCTTCATATTACTTCCAGACCAATTATTAAGGCTTCATATTCTGCCTGGTTATTTGTGCAGTCAAAGTCCAGTTTGAATGCATATTGATGCTTTTGGCCGGTTGGAGATTCAATCACTATCCCTGCCCCGGCGGAGTCACTGGTgcttgagccatcaaaatatAGTAGCCAAGGTTCGTGATACATCTGGCCGACTTGTGCAGTATCTATTTCAACGTTCTCCATATCTTCAATTTCAACAAAAGGGTGGTCAgcaagaaattgagccaatgtctgGCCTTTGACTGACTTCTGAGCCACGTATTTGAAAGTAAATTTAGAAAGTGCCATTGTCCATTTTCCAATTCGGCCTTTGATGATCGGCCGAATCAGCATATATTTAATTAAATCCATTTGTGAAATTATATGAACAACTGATGGTAACATATAATGTCGTAAAGTAGAGCACGAGGCACAGTTTTTCAATCGGCAAATATCTTATCTCAACAGGTGTGAGGATTCTGCTCAAATAATGGATGGCTTGTTCATTTCCTTGATCACTGTCTTGAGCCAACATGCTCCCAATTGATTCAGCTGTGGCCGCGATATAGAGCTTCAGCGGCTTTCCTTTCTGTGGATGTACTAACACTGGGGGTTGTGTTAAATACTTCTTGAGTTCGTCGAAAGCTTTTTGGTGTTCTGGCTCCCACTTGTACTCATCTCCAATTTTCAACTTAAGTAGAGAAGAGAAAGGCCGAAGTTTACCGGCCAAGTTAGAGATGAATCGTCTAAGAAAATTAACCTGACCAAGGAATGATTGTAGCTGTTGTTTGTTAGAAGGAGCGGGTGCGACGATAATAGCTTTAGCCTTATGTTGGTCGACTTCAATTCCCCGTTGGTGAATGAGAAAACCTAGAAAATTCCCCTCTGATACTCCGAAAACACACTTCTTGGGGTTCATTTTAAGTTTGTGTTTTCGCATACGTTTGAATGTTTGCTCAAGATCGGCTAGATGTCCCGATCGGGTTTTTGATTTAACAACTATGTCATCTATGTACACCTCTACAGTTTTGCCAAGTAAATCGTGAAAAATGGCGTTCATGGCCCTTTGATAAGTCGCTCCGGCATTCTttaaaccgaaaggcatcactacCCATTCAAAGGTTCCAACAAAGCCTGGGCACCTGAAGGCAGTTTTATGTACATCCTCTTCGGCTACAAATATTTGATTATAGCCGGCATGACCATCCATGAAAGATAGTATTTCGTGTTTGGCCGCTCCATCAATTAAGAGATCGGCCATTGGCATAAGATATTCGTCTTTTGGAGTTGCCAAGTTCAAGTTTCTGAAATCAACGCATactctcatcttgccatttttcTCTCTTACAGGTACAGCGTTAGAAACCCATTCTACATATCTAGCAGGTCTAATAAATTTAGCATGTAACAATCTTTcaatttcctctttcatttcaatttgtacCTCGGCGGAACATCGCCGAGGAGCTTGTTTATAAGGTTTACAATCGTTTCTAAGAGGTAACACATGTTCTACTAAACTTCTATCGAGCCCAGGCATTTCATGGTACTCCCATGCAAAACAATCTTTGTATTCTCATAATAATGCCTCCATCGTTGTTCACAGTTCTGGATCGAGAAGTCTACTGATAGAGATCAGCCGAGGGTTATCCTCGTCTCCCAAGTTAATTTGATCTACCGGATCTTGAGTTTCGGCTTCAGTATCTTCCAATTAGGCCGGGGCTGGGCCGATATCTTCCAACTacagttcttcttcttgttgttctGTAATATATTCCATTAAGTTGATGGTTGAGTTAGACTTGGTAGTCCTGTCGACCCAATAGGCCAGCAAACGTTCTAAAATAGATCGGACTACGGCCTTTCTTTCTAGAGACCTTGGGTCTCTAGACATTGATATTGTCCTTGAATAGGTCAACCAAGGTTGGACGCTCTGCGTCTTGCAAAACATCCTCAATCCCTAGGTTGACAATCTTCTGGGCCGTAACTTGGGTAGGTCGGCCCTTGCTATCTCGTCCACTGAAAGTGAAATAACCAATATCATCTTCGTAAAACCTTGCTTCCACTACATTGGTGGATGCCTGAAATGGGTTATTGTCTGCTGGAATGACCTGAATTTTGTCGCCATGCCAGAAGATTAATACTTGATGCACGAAAGAAGGGACACACATGTTCTGGTGAATCCAATCGCGGCCAAGCAATGCATTGTAATGAGCAGATGAATTAACCACGAAGAAAGCCGTCATGTTTGTCTTTTCCCCCACGGTGACACCGAGTGGGAGGATACTTCTTGGCCTGCTTTTACCTCCAGAGAAGTTGCTCACTGTAATGTCTGAAGGGAGCAAATCAGATTCAGTTTTGCGTAATTTCTTCATGACGGCTGTAGGTAACACATTAACTACCGCACCATTGTCCACCAAAACTTTCGTTATTGGATATCCCTCTATGTAAGCCGTGATGTATAACGGCTTCAAATGTTGAGCCATTTTGGCCGTTGGTTTTGTGAGTACCACACGGCCGTCTTCATCCTTAAACTGGACATCGACTTTATCAATCTCAAATCGAGGTTGTTGATCGGCAACAAAGTCGCTGATCAGTTCATTTGACTGACCTGGTTGAGCTTTAAGTTCTGAAGGTAGGACATAAACCATGTTGATGTCCATTGTATTACCTTATCCTTTTCCAAAGGCGACCTCGTCCTTGTAAAATGGGGATAAGTTTTCTATGTCAAAAGCTGTGTCATCTCCTAtgtcgtagtcgattccagttTCATTATCATAGTCACCTTGTTCCTTCTCTTCCCCATAATCGACTTCCTCATCACCTTCGTCTCCAAAATCGTCTTGCTTGCCATTGTTCATGGCAGCACCGTCTACCATTTCCTCATCCTTCAAATGCTGATTGAGACTGGCTTGCTCTTTCTTTAATTCTTCAATGGCCCCAATTGTCATCTTGGTGGATGCCTTTTCTATCTCAGCTTGCCATTCAATTGCACGAGCCCGCAGATATTTGGACAAGTTGTCCAATAATTTGCTCTCGGCAGACGTGAATCCATATATCTCAGTAGCCGAATGTTGTTTATGGTAAGTGCGAAGGTAAGCAAGGTCATAATCGGAAATGGGCAAGTTATCAGTGTTGGCTTCCATCTTACAGTTCTCCATCATAGCCTAATAACTGATCTTTAAGTCGATGCTAGAATCCTCAGTGATGAGGTAAGACTCAGAAGACAGATCCATTTCCAACATCTTCATCATCGCGCTTTCCTCCTCAGTTAGGCCATAAGTGGCCAATGCTGAATACATCCTATGATATTTCTTCATCATCCCCAGATCTTATTTTGAGAATGGCGGATCTTGTCCTCTCAGTACTCTTATGGTAGGGATTTTCCCAGTTGGCATCTTATCCCTAGCCGCCTTCTGGATCTCTTTCTGTTGTTCAATATCCTTAGCTTTGGCATCTGCCTTCGCTTGCTCTTCAGTTGCGAAGTCTTTCTTTTCTAAATAAACATCTAGTTCTCTTGCGAGCTGGACCTCTTCTGGCGTTATGCCATAGGTTTCCTCAGCCGAGTGACTTCTATGAAAACATCTAAGGAaatgaaagtcggcttctgaaacCGGAATTTGAGCGACAATATCCTTCTTTTGGATTCCTTTGCGATGTGCTTGATACAAGTCTTTCAAACCATGAGTAATGAATCGGCTATGGAAACCCTGCCGAATCAGAGCATGATCTGCATCAGAATTTGCTATTATTGAATTGAGAATATAATCTTGGCTCCTTGGAAGCCCATAGACTGCAAGGGCTGAATGGTTCTTATGGAACTTCCTCATTGTTTCTAATTCAGCCAGCTTAAATGGAGGGTTGAGATGTTTGAAGATCTTAACCCCTCTTTCAGTAAACAGCAGATGAGGTAGCTTTGGGAAGCTGAGAACATTCTCAAACTGGTCACCGATGGTCTCAAGTTCCATAGTTTCTCCTGAATCCTTATGAAAGTCCTATCTTATTATTGGAGCTTCTCTGTTATTGGCTTCAGTTGAGCGTTTGATTTCTTGCCCTTCAGACCCTTGCTGCCTTGCGGCCGCCACTTCACTTTTCATGCGTctcttttgagtttttgttAAAGGGGAAAATGGTTGATCTCTGGCGGCTCGGCCATACTACCTATTGTCATGAGTAACTGGTGGCCGATATGTCCTATAAGGTCTACGGCCTCTATTCCTAGCAAAGTAATCTTGGTCATAAAATCAATCATCTTGGTCAAAACCTGATCGCCGTCGGCCAGTGAAACCGTCAGCAAAATTTCCCTCAAGATCATCATCCTCAAAGGTCAACCTCCTCCTCACCGAAAGTCGTCCGCTCTCAGCGTTTTCAGATTCCTTTATCCTCTTAAACACACtttgggaagtttgttgtccctGATAACATCCCTTGGGACTGTGAGGGCCAAAGAGCTTAAGTACTTCATCCTTGGCCAAATTGGCCGTGGGAGTCCCCAATTCACTGCCAGCATCTTTCCCTCTTGTGCCTCTCTTCTTACTTTCTTCACAATTAGTTGGGGCTTTTAACTCAGGCTTTACCTGTTGATCAGTAGCTAACTCTTAGTTCTTGATTTGCAGAAGATTACTGAGGGTTACCTCACAATTATAACGGCTGCACAGAATCACAGCACTAGCCGGCGGTGCTTTTGAAGTAGATGACGATGAGGCCTTCAAAGCCGGTGGCATTGTCATATCGTATGCATCCTCATCCTAACTGTCATAAACTTGCTCCCTCCTCTGGTCACGAAACATATACCTCTTATGGGCCCTAGGATCAGACAAGTTCATATTAGGCCAATTCCTCCTGTGACCTCTTGGGAAGTTGACGTACACCATGTTGACTGGAAAAGGGTCGGTATCGACAAGCTGAGCTGGTTTGCTCGTTTCTGGAAACTTCAACTTTCCTTTTTCGATGAGATCCTGCAAAGCATCACGGTAAACCATACAATTGTTAGTAGAATGCTTCCATGAATTGTGAAATTTACAATAAGACTTATTTCTAGTTTCATTGGCCTTAGGTATAACATGGCCGTTTggcaatttaattactttctcaGCAAGGAGTTGATCAAAAATTATGTCAGCTTTTGTGATATCAAAAGTGTAAGTGCGGGTAGGTGTCAATCTTAAAGGTGTGCCATCTTTGGTATGGTAGGTTATCGGCTGAGGTTTATCTTTGATtgggtttgttggctttgcaAGGGCTTTACAAACCACTGGCTTGTTTATAAACAATTCGGCAGCATTGATATCGGCCGAATCTTCTTCCTCGACCTTCAAACCTTCGAAATTGACCTCTATCGCATGAACAGTAGGATTCTTATAATAAGTTCCCTTTGAGGATGATCTAGCTTGAGTCTCCTCTCTGATGATTGCCTCATATCTAGCCACGCTAGTAGTTAACTCAAAGATGTCCCTAATATCAACTCCTTCATACTTCTTGCGCAACTCGTAATTTAGACCTTGTTGAGTTATCCGGACAAACTCTAGCTCTCCCAAATTAACTCTGCACTTGTTTCTTGCGGCCTTAAATCTGTCTAAGAAATCTTGGGCTGATTCATGTGCTTCCTGATACATCTTTGCCAAATCGGCAATTGTGACTTCCGGTTCAGCTCGATAGAATTGCTCATGGAAAGCTCTCTCCATGTCGGCCCAGTTTTGAATAGAATTAGGTGCCAAGTTAATGAACCACTCATGTGCAGGGACGGTCAATGAGTTTTCAAACCACTTCAGCTTCAAGTCATCATCTCTAGAGTGTTCGGCACACCGTGCTGTGAACTGAGAAATGTGTGCTATAGTTGATTGGTAATCATCTCCACTGAAGAGAGGAAAGTCAGGAAATTTGAATCCCCTCGGAAAATCTCTATTTTCAACCCTTTCCGGATATGGTTTGGTGTATCTCGGCCTGGCGATTCTCCTAGGAGCCTGCCCTATAGTTTCTTCATAGATTCTCCTAATTTCTTCGACTGTCAACCCATTCCTAGGTGGATTTTGTCCTCCTAAACCGTTGTTGTTATTCAGCGGCTGTTGCACATAATTGTTGGCCATGCCAAACTGAGGTTGAGCTTGAAACGGCTGTCCACCAATTGGAAATTGTGCCTGAGGCTGTGGAATATAAGCATGAGCCTGCTGCCATGGAGGTTGAAGTGCTTGGTTGAGTTGGCCTTGTTGATTTTGTATTAGCAAGGTTTTCAAAGTGTTCTGACCATTCACCATAGCCGCCATTATTTGGTTCAGTTGCTCAAGAGACGTTTGCAATCCTCCGATTGATCGGTTAGTATTCTCTCCCAAAACAGTAGCTAACTGATCCACCAAAGTTCTATTGTTGATTTCTCCTCGGGCAGCGAGTTCATTCGTTTGCAACTTAAAAACCTCATTCAATACTTTATACATATACTCGGCTGACACTCCGGCCGGTTCGAAATAATCAGCTTCCACAGTATCTCTGACTCTTCCGTCTCATGTTGCATATATGATAGCGCCAGGAGTGGTCGCACTATTTGAGGCACCCTGAAAAGCATTAACTGGTGAGCCTCTAGACGAACTGTCAGTAGATTGTCTGGCCAAAGCTGCTTCAGCGGCTGCTCGCCTCATGTCTTCTTGCCTTGTAGCAGCGTCGGCTGCCGCTGCTTGTGTAGCCTCCTACCTTGAGGCTAGTTCGGCTGCTGCAGTCTTggctgcttcttgagctctacgTTCATCGGCTGATTTCTCTACCGATGAAGAATCTGAAGTTCCATTCCCACTAGACTCAAGTGACACTCTGATTGGAGTAAGATCAAGCTTCGGCCGTAatggacaaaaagttgaattatgTCCAGACTCTCCGTAGCGAAGACACTTCTTTCCCCTATTTACACTGTATGGGTTGTCTTGCTTTTGTTGACTAACCTCCTTCCCTTGCATTCAACCTTACTAAACAATTAGTAATATtgagtcccactgggcgtgccaaaagatgttgcctctgaaaatcacctcggcctagATAGCCGAGAGATCAAGGAACAAACGTCCTTCTTGGTGAGTAGATTGCGGGGAGTGCCAGCACAAGGCCAaaaggccaagtgtgcaattgtagctgtagtAGATGTAGTtctgacttatcaagcaattgttGGTTTGAGGAAGGAACTGATTCTCGGCCGATAGTTCACTGCCTTTGGATCAAGGACTTGATGGCTGAAGGTCAGGTGAATTGGGTGTGGTTGTGAGAGTATGAGTGAATACGAATTGTCTGGTCACAGGGCTTAAGTCAATTGGATCCAAGTAATAACAAGTAACAGTAAAAGTGAACTCGTAACGAATGAAATCTTCAAGATTGATAGCTACTATGCAACTACTAACAGTAAATAACATgatcaaacaagtaaagcataaagacaataaggagcaaataaaagataataacaacGAAACTGAAATCTGGAATGGCTGAAAATTattaactattgtttgaaagaaaacaaagagaacaattcaaaatcgatactaggctacaaggaaagtaaagtaACTGAAATTGTAACTAGCAGAGAAAACTAACTAAGGAACAAGAGGAAATTCTACCTAAGGAAAAGGTAAGACGAAAacaagaaaagcttgatggcttgagtttctggagttgtgtATGTCATCTTCTAtcgatgcttctatttatattggctgctctgtgacttgaactgatctcttggctctttgaagttgagtggaattcggcCTCCTCTTGGCTCTGTGACTCTATCTTGCTTTGGCTCCAATACTTATCGTCGGCTGACTTGATGTTGGACTCCGTCCTGATCGGCTTTGATGATTGTCATCAACGGCTGTAACTAATCTTGAAGTAGACTATCTTGGATTGAACTCTCCTTATCTGCTAAGGAACTTCAATTCGACTGAAATACTAGATTCCACCTCATCTTTATCGTTTATCAGCTTACTTTATCGATTAGCAATATCCTCCCAAGTTGAGTTCGAGTTGGAAACTGACTAGAATGACTTGAATAATCAGCCGATGGGCTTTTAGTTAATAAATCTCTTTTTTGAATTGATGACTACGGGCCAGCCGATAACTAAAAGCCTAACTTTTATCTGACTCAACGTGGACCAACCAAAGTGTCCAATTATTCATCGGCCACCATTTCTGGCTATCAGCCCAAATTACTTGTTGAGCGGCTCATTGTAATTAGAAGTCATTCAAAAACTATACACATTAGCTACGTCGGAGTGGacatgcaaatgtgggtacaaacacACCTAAATCTCAGATCTCTACGAAAGGTGcaacaaatttttcttttttaattttatatggATATCTATGAAATTCGACCGATTTGGGTTGGGTTTGAACGAGGTTTGGAGTCACTCACttacagagagagagggagagagaagagagagatggcTATGTATCTATAAAAGGAGTTGATGCCAGAGCAACCTACAATCCTCGATCCGTTAAAGGGATTGTCAGAGATTTCAGGGGCTGCAGAATTGGCTTGATCAAGGCCCTAACTACTGGTCTTTTACCTTTTCCTTTATTCAATTTCTGCTCAGTAGCTTCTACTTTGCCTTTTGAGAACACCTAGAAATGTAATTGATGATTCTGGGGTTTATGTtgatttgaagttgaattttgaaTTGGAAACTACCCTATTTTTATCCCTTATTGGATCtagcttgttttgaatttggtttctgaGATAGCTCTAGAAGTAAAACTACCCCATTGAGGTGCAGTTCTAGGGTGACGGGGAAATATCTCTTTTCATGTATTTTCGAATTGATATTTTGCTTATTTGGTTATTTGTGTTATGTATATGAAGAAATAGATAGAGGAATGGTGAATTGAGTTTATTTGAGAAACTGATCTATAGTCAGAATTAGAGAATTTGTGGATATATAGTTGCTTCATTTCTTATCGTTGTTGATTAAAATGGCTTCAATGATTGTTGGATCTGATATTacgttttctttctttgtttgtcCTTAATATCTCAATTTCCTTTACCTGCAAAGTGGCTTGTGGAAAATATGGAGAAGTGTcatggaagaagaggaggagagatGAAAATTTGTTCCagtgcttttttgttttttgttttctaaaggttattttgaaattttgccCTTCTTGTAGATTGAAAATCTGAAAGTGGGTCATGCTGTCGGTGCCATATCATTATTTGATGTCATAATTTGATGAATTTCTAAGAATTGGACATGAATGATGCATTTGAGAAGTCTAGGGAtgatcttgattaaaaaaaagatcaaggactaacatgatgtttgcCCCTAAGTTAGAGgaggcaaactgaatttagtcctaatTAATATTAATCGAGTTTATCGTTGTCGTGGATCTAGTAAGCCTGCGTtgattacccccccccccccccccaaccacTTCTGTAAGAGCATTTCCACCGGTCTTGTTTTGACCGGCCTCCAGCAAGGATTAATGAGGTGGTGACCGGCCACAAGGAAAAACTTGCATCCATCGGCCCAATCTTGCCCAGCCAAGCTTTGGCTTTTCATGACCGAGTCCAAAAAAATAGGCAAGCCCTTGACTAAAATCTTGACCCAAACTGACTggctgccagctcggcccaaAAGAAATCGTGGCTGACATCAGCCACTGACGCGCAAAGAGAGACGCGGAAGAGAGGAGGCGTGGTTGCCGGGTCCGATTTGCTCCGCCtggggttgcttcgatctcggccTGGGGGCAGCGGCTGGGTGAGGCGAGGCGacctcggggttgccgggaccGTGGCCAGAGGACGCTGGAGAAGGGAGAAAAAATCGGGTCTGGGGGCGCGCGAGAGAGAGACAGAACCGgaggaaatgaaaaaaagaaaaattttcgtcctttgaaacaaaacaaaatttttttttgctatttatagaaaattcccagatttcaaaaattcagaataaattcatacgaactccgaatattgtgTTCAATATATgaacg contains these protein-coding regions:
- the LOC112178264 gene encoding uncharacterized protein LOC112178264, with the protein product MAAMVNGQNTLKTLLIQNQQGQLNQALQPPWQQAHAYIPQPQAQFPIGGQPFQAQPQFGMANNYVQQPLNNNNGLGGQNPPRNGLTVEEIRRIYEETIGQAPRRIARPRYTKPYPERVENRDFPRGFKFPDFPLFSGDDYQSTIAHISQFTARCAEHSRDDDLKLKWFENSLTVPAHEWFINLAPNSIQNWADMERAFHEQFYRAEPEVTIADLAKMYQEAHESAQDFLDRFKAARNKCRVNLGELEFVRITQQGLNYELRKKYEGVDIRDIFELTTSVARYEAIIREETQARSSSKGTYYKNPTVHAIEVNFEGLKVEEEDSADINAAELFINKPVVCKALAKPTNPIKDKPQPITYHTKDGTPLRLTPTRTYTFDITKADIIFDQLLAEKVIKLPNGHVIPKANETRNKSYCKFHNSWKHSTNNCMVYRDALQDLIEKGKLKFPETSKPAQLVDTDPFPVNMVYVNFPRGHRRNWPNMNLSDPRAHKRYMFRDQRREQVYDS